The following proteins are encoded in a genomic region of Populus nigra chromosome 16, ddPopNigr1.1, whole genome shotgun sequence:
- the LOC133676025 gene encoding leucine-rich repeat receptor-like serine/threonine-protein kinase RGI4: MPVNPWTLFSFLFLSSTLVSLFPFTASALNQQGETLLSWKRSLDGSPEGLDDWDSSNETPCGWFGITCNLNNEVVSLEFRYVDLFGKLPSNFTSLFSLNKLILSGTNLTGSIPKEIGTALPRLTHLDLSDNALTGEIPSELCALITLEELLLNSNQLEGSIPIEIGNLTSLKRLILYDNQLSGSMPNTIGKLRYLEVIRAGGNKNLEGSLPQEIGNCSNLLILGLAETSISGFLPPSLGLLKKLQTIAIYTSLLSGQIPPELGDCTELQDIYLYENSLTGSIPKTLGQLQNLKNLLLWQNNLVGVIPPELGNCDQMLVIDISMNSLTGSIPQSFGNLTELQEFQLSLNQISGVIPAQLGNCQKLTHIELDNNQISGSIPPEIGNLSNLTLFYLWQNRLEGNIPPSISNCQNLEAIDLSQNDLVGPIPKGVFQLKKLNKLLLLSNNLSGEIPPEIGNCSSLIRFRANNNKVAGTIPPQIGNLKNLNFLDLGSNRIAGDIPEEISGCQNLTFLDLHSNAISGNLPQSFNKLVSLQFVDFSNNLIEGTLSASLGSLSSLTKLILAKNKLSGSIPNQLGSCSKLQLLDLSGNHLSGNIPSSVGKIPSLEIALNLSLNQLNGEIPSEFTGLTKLAILDFSYNHLSGDLQHLAALPNLVVLNVSHNNFSGHVPDTPFFSKLPLSVLTSNPALCFSDSQCDGDDKRVKRGTAARVAMVVLLCTACALLLAALYNILGSKKHGRGAQECDSDDGLEMRPPWEVTLYQKLDLSIADVARSLTDGNVIGRGRSGVVYKVAIPSGLMVAVKRFKSAEKISAASFSSEIATLAIIRHRNIVRLLGWGANQKTKLLFYDYMANGTLGTLLHEANDVGLVEWEMRIKIALGVAEGLAYLHHDCVPPILHRDVKSHNILLGDRYEACLADFGLAREVEDEHGSFSASPQFAGSYGYIAPEYACMLKITEKSDVYSYGVVLLEIITGKKPVDPSFPDGQHVVQWVRDHLKCKKDPVEILDPKLQGHPDTQIQEMLQALGISLLCTSNRAEDRPTMKDVAVLLREIRQEPTVGSDAHKPTNKSSKMMGTNPSYSSSSVTPAQLLMLQQGSSRCSLAYSSSSASIASSANQ, encoded by the exons ATGCCTGTAAATCCATGGACCCTCTTCTCCTTCTTATTCCTCTCCTCTACCCTTGTATCTCTCTTTCCTTTTACAGCTTCTGCTCTCAACCAACAAGGAGAAACTCTTCTTTCATGGAAGAGAAGCTTGGATGGATCACCTGAGGGGTTGGATGATTGGGATTCAAGCAATGAAACTCCATGTGGATGGTTTGGAATCACTTGCAATCTCAACAATGAAGTTGTATCGTTGGAGTTTAGGTATGTTGATTTGTTTGGAAAACTACCCTCCAATTTTACCTCACTGTTTTCCTTAAACAAGCTTATTCTGTCTGGAACCAATCTCACTGGTTCAATCCCAAAAGAGATTGGCACTGCTCTTCCTCGGTTGACTCACTTAGACTTGAGTGACAATGCCTTAACCGGCGAAATCCCAAGTGAGCTTTGTGCCTTGATCACGCTTGAAGAACTCCTTCTCAACTCAAATCAACTTGAGGGCTCCATTCCAATCGAAATCGGAAACCTCACTAGCTTGAAAAGGCTAATCCTCTACGACAATCAACTTAGTGGTTCCATGCCTAACACCATAGGCAAGTTGAGGTATCTCGAAGTGATTAGAGCTGGTGGCAACAAGAATCTCGAAGGCTCGTTACCTCAAGAAATTGGCAACTGCAGCAACTTGTTGATACTAGGCCTAGCAGAGACAAGCATCTCAGGTTTTCTCCCACCAAGCCTCGGCCTCCTTAAAAAACTCCAAACCATTGCCATTTACACTTCCCTCCTTTCCGGCCAAATCCCTCCAGAACTTGGTGATTGCACCGAGCTCCAGGACATATACCTTTATGAAAACTCACTCACTGGATCAATCCCGAAAACATTAGGCCAACTCCAAAACCTTAAAAACCTCTTGCTCTGGCAAAACAACTTGGTTGGTGTCATCCCTCCAGAGCTCGGAAACTGCGACCAAATGTTGGTCATTGACATATCAATGAATTCCTTAACCGGAAGCATTCCTCAATCATTTGGCAATCTAACTGAACTTCAAGAATTCCAGCTTAGCCTCAATCAAATCTCCGGAGTAATCCCTGCGCAACTTGGAAATTGCCAGAAGCTCACTCACATCGAACTCGACAACAATCAAATCAGTGGCTCAATCCCACCTGAAATAGGTAACTTATCAAACCTCACACTCTTTTACTTATGGCAGAACAGACTCGAAGGCAACATACCGCCTTCCATTTCCAACTGTCAAAATCTAGAAGCCATAGATTTATCCCAAAATGACCTGGTGGGACCTATTCCAAAAGGAGTTTTTCAGCTGAAGAAACTCAACAAGCTCTTGCTTCTTTCCAACAATCTCTCTGGTGAAATACCACCCGAGATTGGAAACTGCTCGTCTTTGATTCGTTTTCGAGCTAATAACAACAAGGTTGCCGGAACAATTCCACCCCAGATTGGAAATTTGAAGAATTTGAACTTCTTGGATCTCGGATCGAACCGGATTGCTGGAGACATCCCGGAAGAAATCTCGGGTTGTCAGAATCTCACATTTTTGGATTTGCATTCAAATGCTATATCTGGGAACTTGCCACAGAGTTTTAACAAGCTTGTTTCACTCCAGTTTGTTGATTTCTCCAATAACTTGATTGAAGGAACTTTGAGTGCAAGTCTTGGTTCGCTGAGTTCACTCACGAAGCTCATTCTTGCTAAGAACAAGCTTTCAGGTTCCATTCCGAATCAACTCGGTTCCTGCTCCAAGTTACAGTTGTTGGACCTGAGTGGAAATCATTTATCAGGGAACATTCCGTCGAGTGTTGGAAAGATTCCGTCACTGGAAATCGCTCTGAATCTCAGCTTGAATCAACTTAACGGAGAGATTCCGTCAGAGTTCACTGGGCTAACGAAGCTTGccattttggatttttcttataatcatCTATCTGGCGATCTTCAACATCTCGCAGCATTGCCAAATCTCGTCGTGCTTAATGTCTCGCACAACAATTTCTCGGGTCACGTGCCTGACACGCCCTTCTTCTCCAAGCTTCCTCTCAGTGTTCTTACCAGTAATCCCGCTCTTTGCTTCTCCGATAGCCAGTGTGATGGCGATGACAAGCGCGTGAAGCGAGGGACGGCAGCACGTGTGGCAATGGTGGTGCTGTTGTGCACGGCGTGTGCTCTTCTTTTGGCAGCGCTCTACAATATCCTAGGAAGCAAAAAGCATGGCCGTGGGGCCCAAGAGTGCGATAGTGATGACGGCTTGGAGATGAGGCCGCCTTGGGAAGTGACTTTATACCAGAAACTAGACTTGTCAATTGCTGATGTGGCACGATCGCTGACAGATGGCAATGTGATCGGGCGAGGCCGGTCCGGGGTGGTGTATAAGGTTGCCATCCCGTCAGGGCTGATGGTAGCAGTTAAGAGGTTTAAGTCAGCAGAGAAGATTTCAGCAGCGTCATTTTCATCCGAGATTGCTACGTTGGCGATAATTCGGCACCGGAATATCGTCCGGTTACTCGGGTGGGGAGCAAACCAGAAAACAAAGCTGTTGTTTTATGATTACATGGCTAATGGCACGTTAGGGACATTGTTACATGAAGCGAATGATGTTGGGTTGGTGGAGTGGGAGATGAGGATCAAGATCGCATTAGGGGTGGCAGAGGGGCTAGCTTATTTGCACCATGATTGCGTGCCACCGATTTTGCACCGAGATGTGAAATCTCATAACATCTTGCTTGGGGACCGGTATGAGGCATGTTTAGCCGATTTCGGGCTCGCTAGGGAGGTTGAAGACGAGCATGGATCATTCTCTGCAAGTCCACAATTTGCAGGGTCCTATGGATACATTGCACCAG AGTACGCTTGCATGCTTAAAATCACTGAAAAGAGTGATGTGTATAGCTATGGAGTAGTCCTTTTAGAGATAATAACGGGGAAGAAGCCGGTGGATCCATCATTCCCGGATGGCCAGCATGTTGTCCAATGGGTCAGAGACCACCTGAAGTGCAAGAAGGACCCAGTTGAAATACTTGATCCTAAACTGCAAGGCCACCCAGACACACAGATACAGGAAATGCTTCAAGCTCTTGGAATCTCTCTTCTTTGCACAAGCAATCGCGCTGAAGATCGCCCGACAATGAAAGATGTGGCAGTATTATTAAGGGAGATTCGACAAGAACCGACTGTAGGAAGCGACGCCCACAAGCCGACTAACAAATCATCGAAAATGATGGGAACCAATCCATCGTACTCATCATCCTCGGTGACCCCAGCTCAATTGTTGATGCTTCAACAAGGGTCTTCTCGTTGCTCGCTCGCTTACTCATCTTCATCAGCTAGCATCGCGTCAAGCGCTAATCAATAA